A region from the Pectinophora gossypiella chromosome 29, ilPecGoss1.1, whole genome shotgun sequence genome encodes:
- the LOC126379361 gene encoding uncharacterized protein LOC126379361 isoform X3, with product MAGKNYLVNTYCGTCLSRDRKLMSCQEDSMDVTSEYRQLTLHLKEYKVCFECRHLMDKLFTFQEQAMQAMHILKYQQNQLLKTRQIRLQALQSMSGLTERKNIIKINIESTGPNDADDDKVILSKAAEGTHESSDDETNLTVEYLESDSENEGTGIAIGRESGGTGVAIDRESGGNVIAIDSETEGSGIDIDRESGGTRIAIDRESGGNVIAIDSESGGNVIAIDSESEGSGIDNDRESGGNVIAIDRESGGNVIAIDSESEGSEIDNDRESGGNVIAIDSEGEGAVTDIDSECEGTEDHDEDVVMNSDDENLNTSAEFEEKETTEHNSNLLPRHQIEIPDSQNSQNRILDLNNQATVSTSLPQNKIKDLNTQKNISVPYYILQKHKTDKVGSESIKIIAKQCTPPEFLIRQVDVPHGRSLVQDHQSYKSVEDITARNTDDTNYIKVRKDLTNTTESGHYIASNEKTKDDDENTNIIGDESNLQTELSTALKNNETKAQETGNFEDIRKDKMLIKNVLPIFFSYINNKKPLTDTKSKGTDNDYVFTCISYKNESLTRAECDKNKITTVHTSNLAPPDQLVALKDQNSQNGILDISSREVELPCPKDKMKDLNSEENIHVHVMQEADTNETESERLKSPKFSLTDVHRDPSVFEGDQNHKSPEDIGTTLTDNNKYIKVRKDLTKTTEAKPYIIIAETKKTKDESALKHDTAVMKPMKRKMLTSIKHTGNIKEIRQIALRKRGKNTKKSKNNASNERQKIYVVMHAPPNNLKRQIDETDATKSDQEDLTKKIKLTPDEFEMNETTEYTNDLDDAITTRDTSATQTLDEKLPEDVINQITNENTKEETDTALTNDIEDGNGLKIVCVQSLACPISKVTSGPKPTSSLKQNSDNDESTKEPNIGDAKNEDKAGVKDNISVNKINYEDVISLREKERNGDIFQNAEFKCGKCVFGYKDQRMFLTHMERHLPDYGDIVCDICQLRFKNKETHEQHRQSHFIEFSCTITNCIFGSRFRRAVVYHQWSDHTELRVDDAANNSGIDKESKKKKKGNPTTFKCIIENCSEVFKQKRLLRVHMKTVHPTSFVKKKKKYKPKSKNSWKRCPDCPSKFINEVNLQRHKTICHENNLHCATCNVNFKSEISYRNHMVMSQSHDIKIRCDVSNVTSPSRL from the exons ATGGCTGGAAAGAATTATCTTGTAAACACTTATTGTGGCACTTGCCTCAGCAGAGATCGAAAATTAATGTCATGTCAAGAAGATTCGATGGACGTGACTAGCGAATACAGACAGTTGACG TTGCATTTGAAAGAATACAAGGTTTGCTTTGAATGTCGACACCTCATGGACAAACTGTTCACGTTTCAAGAACAGGCGATGCAAGCTATGCACATACTCAAATATCAACAGAATCAACTATTGAAGACGAGACAG ATTCGGTTGCAGGCGTTGCAGTCCATGTCGGGACTCACGGAACGAAagaacattattaaaataaatattgagagCACTGGTCCTAATGATGCGGACGATGATAAGGTTATTTTGAGTAAAGCTGCAGAAGGAACCCACGAGTCATCTGATGACGAAACAAACCTCACAGTAGAATACTTAGAAAGTGACTCGGAAAACGAGGGAACTGGGATAGCCATTGGCAGAGAAAGTGGGGGAACTGGGGTAGCCATTGACAGAGAAAGTGGGGGAAATGTGATAGCCATTGACTCAGAAACTGAGGGAAGTGGGATAGACATTGACAGAGAAAGTGGGGGAACTAGGATAGCCATTGACAGAGAAAGTGGGGGAAATGTGATAGCCATTGACTCAGAAAGTGGGGGAAATGTGATAGCCATTGACTCAGAAAGTGAGGGAAGTGGGATAGACAATGACAGAGAAAGTGGGGGAAATGTGATAGCCATTGATAGAGAAAGTGGGGGAAATGTGATAGCCATTGACTCAGAAAGTGAAGGAAGTGAGATAGACAATGACAGAGAAAGTGGGGGAAATGTGATAGCCATTGACTCGGAAGGTGAAGGAGCTGTAACAGACATTGACTCAGAGTGTGAGGGAACTGAAGATCACGATGAAGACGTTGTTATGAATTCGGATGACGAAAATTTAAATACGTCTGCTGAATTCGAAGAGAAAGAAACTACAGAGCATAACAGTAATCTTTTACCCCGACATCAAATTGAGATACCAGATAGTCAAAATTCACAAAACAGAATTTTAGATTTAAACAATCAAGCAACTGTTAGCACGTCATTACCACAGAATAAAATTAAGGATTTAAACacccaaaaaaatattagtgtGCCGTATTATATTTTGCAAAAACATAAAACAGACAAAGTTGGATCAGAAAGTATAAAAATCATAGCCAAACAATGCACACCACCTGAATTTCTCATAAGACAGGTGGATGTACCTCACGGGCGTAGTCTCGTTCAGGATCATCAGTCTTATAAGTCTGTAGAAGACATTACCGCTAGAAATACAGATGACACTAATTATATCAAAGTTCGGAAGGACTTAACTAATACGACTGAAAGTGGACATTATATTGCTAGTAATGAAAAAACTAaggacgatgatgaaaacaccAACATTATAGGTGATGAAAGTAACTTACAAACTGAACTATCCACTGCACTAAAGAATAATGAAACTAAAGCACAAGAAACAGGAAATTTCGAAGACATAAGAAAAGATAAAAtgctaataaaaaatgttttgcctatatttttttcctatattaacaataaaaaaccaCTCACCGACACAAAAAGTAAAGGAACTGATAATGATTATGTTTTTACATGTATAAGTTACAAGAATGAAAGTTTAACCCGTGCTGAATGCGACAAGAATAAAATTACTACAGTGCACACTAGTAATCTTGCACCACCGGATCAACTTGTGGCACTAAAAGATCAAAATTCACAAAATGGAATTTTAGATATAAGCAGTCGAGAAGTTGAACTGCCGTGTCCTAAGGATAAAATGAAAGATTTAAATAGCGAAGAAAATATTCATGTACATGTCATGCAAGAAGCTGATACAAACGAAACAGAAAGTGAGAGATTAAAATCACCTAAATTTTCTTTGACGGATGTACATCGCGACCCTAGTGTCTTTGAAGGTGATCAGAACCATAAGTCTCCTGAAGACATTGGCACCACACTTACAGACaacaacaaatatataaaagtacGAAAGGACTTAACTAAAACAACTGAAGCTAaaccttatattattattgcagAAACTAAGAAAACCAAAGACGAATCTGCTTTGAAACACGACACTGCTGTAATGAAACCGATGAAGCGCAAAATGTTAACAAGTATTAAACACACGGGTAATATCAAAGAAATTCGGCAGATAGCGTTACGAAAACGcggtaaaaatacaaaaaaatcaaaGAATAATGCTTCGAATGAGCGACAAAAGATATATGTAGTAATGCACGCACCACCAAATAATCTTAAAAGACAGATAGACGAAACCGACGCCACTAAATCGGATCAGGAAGatttaactaaaaaaataaaattaacccCTGATGAATTCGAAATGAATGAAACTACAGAATATACCAATGATCTTGATGATGCTATTACTACAAGAGACACAAGCGCAACTCAAACCTTGGATGAAAAATTACCAGAAGATGTCATAAATCAAATTACAAATGAAAATACTAAAGAGGAAACTGATACTGCGCTGACAAACGACATAGAAGATGGAAATGGCTTAAAAATTGTATGTGTACAAAGCTTAGCGTGTCCCATTTCGAAGGTGACTTCAGGACCGAAACCCACTTCGAGTTTGAAACAAAATTCTGATAACGACGAATCGACAAAGGAACCAAATATTGGGGATGCAAAGAATGAAGATAAAGCTGGAGTGAAAGACAATATATCAGTCAATAAGATTAATTATGAGGATGTGATATCCctaagagagaaagagaggaaCGGTGACATATTCCAAAACGCCGAATTCAAATGCGGCAAATGTGTATTTGGGTACAAAGATCAGCGAATGTTTTTGACTCATATGGAGAGACATTTGCCT GATTACGGCGATATAGTCTGTGATATCTGTCAGTTGAGGTTCAAAAACAAGGAAACGCACGAACAGCATAGACAAAGTCATTTCAT tgaATTCTCTTGCACGATAACCAATTGTATATTTGGAAGTCGCTTCCGCCGTGCGGTGGTGTACCACCAGTGGAGTGATCATACAGAACTACGTGTGGACGACGCAGCAAACAACAG TGGAATCGACAAGGAatcaaagaagaaaaagaaaggtAACCCGACTACGTTCAAATGTATAATTGAGAACTGCTCAGAAGTATTCAAACAGAAACGACTTTTACGAGTGCACATGAAAACTGTTCACCCGACCAG
- the LOC126379454 gene encoding zinc finger protein 33A-like — MEMEERIKYCQACLSIGRKLNPICELQTLLQNISFWEFPSQYGGVCWECRQIMSKFSAFKSRVQTAQQLLNSCIETHNIKSLSTLTIRNNSEQDYKFNFDPLTDSNTTVDNNNKSQNEELSAEITIKIETVDEYPEIYHESDYDEKVNEELINEIEGYEEKPATSLYVGILDAGKKNGRKNLKKTLEQDSEEEVREKFTTVQFTEEEMMSNRERKRNQPNFKKIPYKCDSCVLGFTRKDTYDVHMMKKHDENIGSHMCPVCEVRFTTLKQVDKHKTKHYVCYRCKLCKYETLELWSALSHCRTKHTVDQVESIHCPYCEYVARTPEDMSQHMTTDHSLYCNECGEKFKALSSLKKHVKRIHAVKREFVCDICSKTFRTKSRLESHMVTHNSTIAQKLSYCGSCKVQYKNIYVYRNHLRTSANHAEQTYPCLDCNKQFASKEYWKKHYNFYHLRKSQFRCELCNKLFISDWRLKNHRQTQHGLSRSRDHHCNVCGKQFFTLSTLKGHQLTHSDQRSFMCEDCGDTFKQRPALYTHCKLVHRGLKRRRRVTDKNLY, encoded by the exons ATGGAAATGGAGGAAAGAATTAAATATTGCCAAGCTTGCCTGAGTATTGGCCGTAAATTAAATCCGATATGCGAGTTACAAACGTTACTGCAAAACATTTCATTTTGGGAG TTTCCTTCCCAATACGGTGGAGTGTGCTGGGAGTGTCGCCAGATAATGTCAAAGTTCTCGGCATTTAAATCACGCGTACAAACTGCTCAACAACTGCTGAATAGTTGTATTGAG ACCCATAACATAAAATCTCTTAGCACTTTAACAATTAGAAATAATTCCGAACAAGACTACAAATTCAATTTCGACCCTCTTACCGATTCAAACACAACAgttgacaacaacaacaaatcaCAGAATGAGGAATTATCAGCagaaataacaattaaaatagaAACTGTAGACGAATATCCTGAAATATACCACGAATCTGATTACGACGAAAAAGTAAAtgaagaattaattaatgaaatAGAGGGATATGAAGAAAAACCAGCAACAAGTTTGTACGTAGGAATTTTAGATGCTGGAAAGAAAAATGGCAGGAAGAATTTGAAGAAGACATTAGAGCAAGACTCGGAGGAAGAGGTGAGAGAGAAGTTTACAACCGTACAGTTTACGGAAGAAGAGATGATGAGTAATAGAGAAAGGAAGAGAAATCAACCGAATTTTAAAAAGATACCGTATAAGTGTGATTCTTGTGTGCTGGGGTTCACGAGGAAAGATACGTATGATGTACACATGATGAAGAAACATGACGAG AACATAGGCTCCCACATGTGTCCAGTTTGTGAAGTGAGGTTCACAACGTTGAAGCAAGTCGATAAACATAAGACCAAACACTACGTTTGTTACCGGTGTAAGCTGTGCAAGTATGAGACGTTGGAGCTCTGGTCTGCGTTAAGCCATTGCCGTACCAAGCATACGGTAGATCAAGTTGAAAGCATACATTGTCCGTACTGTGAATATGTTGCCAG GACTCCCGAAGATATGTCCCAGCACATGACGACAGACCACTCGCTGTATTGTAACGAGTGTGGGGAGAAATTCAAAGCACTGAGCTCTCTCAAAAAACATgtcaa AAGAATCCACGCGGTGAAAAGGGAATTCGTCTGCGATATATGTTCGAAGACGTTCAGAACTAAGTCGCGGTTGGAGTCACACATGGTCACCCACAACTCTACTATAGCTCAGAAGCTCTCCTACTGCGGCTCTTGCAAAGTGCAGTACAAGAATATATACGTGTATAGAAATCATTTGAGGACTAGCGCCAACCACGCGGAACAGAC TTACCCATGTTTGGATTGCAACAAACAGTTTGCGTCCAAAGAATATTGGAAGAAACACTACAATTTCTACCACTTGAGGAAATCCCAGTTTCGATGCGAACTCTGTAACAAG CTGTTTATATCAGACTGGCGGCTGAAAAACCACAGGCAAACCCAGCATGGGCTCAGCAGGTCCCGGGACCACCACTGCAACGTTTGTGGGAAGCAGTTCTTT ACGCTGTCTACCCTGAAAGGCCACCAGCTCACTCATTCAGATCAGCGTTCGTTCATGTGTGAAGACTGCGGCGATACTTTCAAGCAGCGACCAGCTCTGTATACTCACTGTAAACTAGTCCACAGAGGGTTAAAGAGGCGGCGACGGGTTACCGACAAGAATTTATACTAG
- the LOC126379459 gene encoding PR domain zinc finger protein 5-like translates to MQCSVGIKTEFKKINTLCYACLASDRILEPLGAFTGVYRNICNSWDSGTYLDVLVCWECKSLLKRVKQFTEKADQSQNILYSYIPGADEKPPKCLSKLSTSKTLTFDSLQPIETEPETVDNVQPPEIKEEIEDIPDNTSDVIKDFEYELLDEVKEENLSNTLLNELKSIKKEKKHRSKHFTIIPLPDVKEMVKQVKINPSEIDYWRDKERSSTYFQSLPSRCELCIMQIPKNHTIQRHMSHFHGKNKKKNRYPCNICERVLSTKFKLGRHIAAHSIILECTACGYQCCGKQHMRCHIGKHKRTEQCAYCSTRYENVREFYNHYREVHCKFICDYCNKKCVTKRVIEKHIMRHHTEMQCKICDKTFASYTNLLNHNQLKHESNPTEASFCVACNIQFENVAIFKRHLYTSVAHAKERAQTTSVKRKFVCPKCPNAYASKYSMVNHYSMVHSDQKNARYYCADCDKFFLNRTRLRDHQKYSHEGLVPRKDKLCSFCGRGFSTNRILTNHIRTHTGERPFSCTLCDAKFTQKVALQSHIRYIHLKASRKGGF, encoded by the exons ATGCAATGTTCTGTTGGAATTAAGACTGAATTCAAGAAAATCAACACGCTCTGTTATGCTTGCTTAGCGTCTGATAGGATTCTTGAACCTTTAGGTGCGTTTACTGGAGTTTATCGGAACATATGTAACAGTTGGGATTCG GGGACATATTTAGATGTGCTTGTCTGCTGGGAGTGCAAAAGTCTACTGAAACGTGTCAAACAATTTACTGAAAAAGCTGATCAGTCACAGAACATACTATATTCCTATATACCTGGTGCTGATGAG AAACCGCCCAAATGTCTATCAAAGTTGTCAACGTCAAAAACACTGACATTCGACTCCCTGCAACCAATAGAAACTGAGCCAGAGACGGTAGATAACGTACAACCACCGGAGATAAAAGAAGAAATCGAGGACATACCGGACAACACATCCGATGTCATAAAAGACTTTGAGTACGAACTGTTAGATGAAGTCAAAGAGGAGAACTTATCAAACACGTTACTAAACGAACTAAAGAgcatcaaaaaagaaaaaaaacacaggtctaaacattttacaattatCCCTCTGCCCGATGTGAAAGAAATGGTGAAACAAGTGAAAATCAATCCGTCTGAGATAGATTATTGGAGGGACAAAGAGAGAAGTAGCACGTACTTTCAAAGTTTGCCATCTAGATGTGAATTGTGCATAATGCAGATACCGAAAAATCACACTATTCAACGTCATATGAGCCATTTTCATGGGAAG aataagaaaaaaaaccgCTACCCTTGCAACATCTGTGAACGGGTACTCTCGACCAAATTCAAGCTGGGGAGGCATATAGCTGCTCACAGCATAATTCTGGAGTGCACCGCGTGTGGATACCAGTGTTGCGGCAAACAGCACATGAGGTGCCACATTGGCAAGCACAAGAGGACCGAGCAGTGTGCCTACTGCTCCACCAGATATGA AAATGTGAGAGAATTCTACAATCACTACAGAGAGGTGCATTGCAAGTTTATATGCGATTACTGTAACAAGAAATGCGTCACCAAACGGGTTATAGAAAAGCATATTATGAG gcaCCACACGGAAATGCAATGCAAGATATGCGATAAAACCTTTGCCTCTTACACCAACTTGCTAAACCATAACCAATTAAAACACGAGAGCAACCCAACAGAGGCTTCATTCTGTGTTGCGTGTAACATCCAGTTTGAAAATGTAGCTATCTTTAAGCGGCACCTCTATACCAGCGTCGCGCACGCCAAGGAAAGGGCTCAGACCACGAG TGTCAAGAGAAAATTTGTGTGTCCGAAGTGCCCTAACGCGTATGCGAGCAAATACAGCATGGTGAATCATTATTCCATGGTGCATAGCGACCAGAAAAACGCGAGGTACTACTGCGCGGACTGTGATAAG ttcTTCCTAAACAGGACGCGGTTACGTGATCACCAGAAGTACAGTCACGAGGGGCTCGTGCCGCGTAAGGATAAACTGTGCAGCTTCTGCGGGCGGGGATTCTCG ACCAATAGGATTCTGACCAACCACATTAGAACACACACGGGCGAGCGCCCGTTCTCATGCACGCTCTGTGATGCCAAATTTACTCAGAAGGTGGCGCTACAGTCCCACATAAGATACATACATCTGAAAGCTAGTCGGAAAGGCGGATTCTGA